The nucleotide sequence GCCGGCATCTGCCAGACCTCCTTGATGCCGGTGGCGTAGATCTGCGGCGCGCGGCCCTCGTCCAGCAGGAGCTGCGGCGTCAGGCGCTTCGTCAGGGAACCGCGCGCGCCCTCGCAGAGGACCGTCACCTTGGCGCGGATGTCGGAGCCGGGCTCGAAATTCGGCTTCCGCGCTCCGTTCTTGTCGATCCCCTTGTCGCCGGTGCGCACGCCCACCATCTGGCCGTCCTCGAACAGCCCTTCGACCGCGGCCATGTTGGGGAGCACGTAGGCGCCGGCCGCCTCGACCAGGCCGCCGAGCCACTTCTCGAAATCCCCGAGCGAGACGATGTGATTGCCGTGGTTCTGGAGCGGCGGCGGCAGCATGGGGAATCGGATCGCGCCCGACTTCGTGAAGTAGTAGAGATCGTCGCCGGTGACGTCCGACTCCAGGGGGGCGTTCTTCTCGCGATAGTCGGGGACCAGCTCGCGCAGGGCGCGGGGGTCGAGAATGCAGCCGGAGATGCCGTGGGCGCCGATCTCGGAGGCCTTCTCGAGCACGGCGATCGAGACCTCGCCCAGCGGCGGCTCGCCCGACCCCGCGGCGGCCGCGGCGTTGCGCTCGGCGACCAGCTGCGTCAGGCGGAGCGCGCCGGCGAGGCCCGCGGGCCCGCCGCCCACGAAGACCACGTCGACCTCGAGGACGTCGCGCTGGGCGTCGTTCACGCCGAGGGAACCTTCGCCGACGCCGCGGCCCCCGCCTCGGGATGGCCGTGGCTCAGCGCTTCCAGGTACCGCTCGGCGTCCAGCGCGGCCATGCATCCCGTGCCCGCCGCGGTGATCGCCTGTCGGTAGACGTGGTCCTGCACGTCGCCCGCGGCGAAGACGCCGGGCACGCTGGTCCGGGTGCCGCCGTGCGTCTTGATGTATCCGTTGGGATGCAGCTCGAGCTGACCCTCGACGATCTCGGTGTTGGGGCGGTGGCCGATTCCGATGAAGACGCCGTCGGTCGCCACCTCCGTGAGCTTGCCCGTTTTCAGATTGCGGAGGCGGACGCCCACGACGTGTCCCACGTCGCTCCCCAGCACCTCCTCGATCTCCGAGTCCCAGATGAAGGAGATCTTGGGATTCGCCATGGCGCGCTCCTGCATGATCTTCGAGGCGCGGAGCTCGTCGCGACGGTGCACGATGGTCACGTGCGTGGCGAACTTGGTCAGGAACGTCCCCTCTTCCATGGCGGTGTCGCCGCCGCCCACGACGATCACGCGCTTCCCCTTGAAGAAGAAGCCGTCGCACGTCGCGCAGGCGGAAACGCCGTGGCCCATGAGCAGCGCCTCGGACGGGATGCCGAGGAGCTTGGCCGAGGCGCCGGTCGCGATGATGAGCGCGCGCGCGGTGTACGTGACGCCGTCGGCCGTGACGCGGAAGGGGCGGGCGGCCAGGTCCAGCGATTCGACGGTGGCCTGGACGAAGTCGGTCCCGAAGCGCTCCGCCTGCGCCCGCATCTCGGTCATCAGCGCCGGGCCCATGATCCCGTCCCGGAAGCCGGGGAAATTCTCGACTTCCGTCGTCATCGTGAGCTGGCCGCCGGGCTGGATCCCCTCAATCAAAAGCGGAGCCAGGTTGGCCCGCGCGGCATAGATCGCCGCCGTCAGGCCAGCCGCGCCCGAGCCCAGAATGATGAGATTGCGGCTACCGGTCATGGGAACACACCGTCCTCGTAAGGGTTTAGATGCGTACGCACGCGGTTCGCCGCCGGAATCGGGCTCGACACGGCCGCATCCAAGTGTGGGTCCACGCGATAGTAGGCAAACCGCGACGGCCGATCAACTCTGGGAGCCGCGGGTGACCCCGGGACCTTGGTAGCATCCCGGCAGCCGCGCGGCGGCAGGGGGGCGTCTCCCCGCGCCCCTCTCGCATTCCAACCACGGAGGTACACCCCGATGTTCGCGCGCAGAGCTTCTCTCGCCGCCTCGCTGTTCGCCGCGGCGTTGCTCGTATCGACGGCCGCCCAAGCGGCGCCGACCACCTGGACGATCGACCCGAACCACTCGAACGTGACCTTCACCATCCGCCACTTCTTCAGCAAGGTGACCGGCTCGTTCACCAAGTTCTCCGGCTCGGTCGTCTACGATCCGGCGAACCCGGGGGCCAGCTCCGCGAAGGCCGAGATCGACGCGGCGAGCATCAACACCTCGAACGATCGACGCGACGGGCATCTCCGCTCGCCGGACTTCTTCGACGTGGCCAAGTATCCGACGCTGACGTTCGAGAGCACCAAGGTGACGGCGGACGGCTCGAAGCTGAAGATCGAGGGGAACCTCACGATGCACGGCGTCACGAAGCCTGTCACGCTCGAGGGTGAGTTCCTCGGCGCGGGGCCCGCGATGGGCGGCCAGCGCGCAGGGTTCGAGGCCTCGACCAAGGTGGACCGGAAGGATTTCGGGATCATCTGGAACAAGGTCGTGGACCAGGGCACCATGCTCGGGGACGACGTCGAGATCCGGCTCGCCATCGAGGGCGCGACGGAGCCCGCGGGCGGCGGGAAGAAGGCGGAAGCCGGCAGCAAGGGCGACGAGAAGAAGACGGAGGCGAACGCGAAGTAGCGGGGGGCGCGCCACCCGGCGCGCGAACCGCGGCGCGCGAACGGCCGATTTCGGCGAATCGATCGCGCGTCGAACGAATCCAAGAAACGCAATCCAGCGAGCTGACGCGACGCGCCGAGGGCGCGTGGCCGCAGCTCGCTTCTTTTTGGGGGCCGGCGCTGCGCCGGCGTCGGGATGGGGACGGCGAGGCGGCGCTGCGCTGGCGTCGGGATAGAGCGGCGAGCCGGCGCTACGCCGGTGTCGGGAAGCGCTCGGCCAGCTCGCGCGCGAGATCGGGGAGGACGACCAGGTCGCCCTCGACGAAGGGAAGCGCCGTCAGCTCCGCGGGGAGCACCCATCGGATCTCGTCGCACTCGATGGCGACCGGGGTCCCCGTGTGCGACGTGCAGAGGTGGAAGTAGATGCTGACGCGGCGGTCGGGGTAGACGTGGGTGAGGGCGCGCCACAGCGGCCCCACCTGGACGTCGAGCCCGATCTCCTCGAGCATCTCCCGCCGCAGGCACTGCT is from Candidatus Binatia bacterium and encodes:
- the mutT gene encoding 8-oxo-dGTP diphosphatase MutT, with the protein product MARNPAGRSPQVRLYEVAAGILVAGDRVLIARRQERDHQGGRWEFPGGKRHTGETVEQCLRREMLEEIGLDVQVGPLWRALTHVYPDRRVSIYFHLCTSHTGTPVAIECDEIRWVLPAELTALPFVEGDLVVLPDLARELAERFPTPA
- the trxB gene encoding thioredoxin-disulfide reductase, translated to MTGSRNLIILGSGAAGLTAAIYAARANLAPLLIEGIQPGGQLTMTTEVENFPGFRDGIMGPALMTEMRAQAERFGTDFVQATVESLDLAARPFRVTADGVTYTARALIIATGASAKLLGIPSEALLMGHGVSACATCDGFFFKGKRVIVVGGGDTAMEEGTFLTKFATHVTIVHRRDELRASKIMQERAMANPKISFIWDSEIEEVLGSDVGHVVGVRLRNLKTGKLTEVATDGVFIGIGHRPNTEIVEGQLELHPNGYIKTHGGTRTSVPGVFAAGDVQDHVYRQAITAAGTGCMAALDAERYLEALSHGHPEAGAAASAKVPSA
- a CDS encoding YceI family protein, with the protein product MFARRASLAASLFAAALLVSTAAQAAPTTWTIDPNHSNVTFTIRHFFSKVTGSFTKFSGSVVYDPANPGASSAKAEIDAASINTSNDRRDGHLRSPDFFDVAKYPTLTFESTKVTADGSKLKIEGNLTMHGVTKPVTLEGEFLGAGPAMGGQRAGFEASTKVDRKDFGIIWNKVVDQGTMLGDDVEIRLAIEGATEPAGGGKKAEAGSKGDEKKTEANAK